The Candidatus Nitrosocosmicus franklandus genome contains a region encoding:
- a CDS encoding 6-bladed beta-propeller produces MSLSRFTLLCVLAFSLLLLPTYSMSAFALEFAHKTMWGEKGVAEGQFNQVSGVGIDSEDNVYVSDFAGYTTKMIQKFTPNGTFILGFGTFGNGPQYFTNPSGIAVDSNDTVFIADFGNPTYAVKEFTSNGTFIRSIGSFGLGPGLFITPGGVGVDKENNLYVTDFGENSNVQKFDASGNFLMSIGSPGTRDGQFNNPADVAVDSNGNIFVTDSTNNRVQKFDASGNFLMKFGVFGSGNGQFKAPVDLAIDSSDNVYVSDSGNNRIQVFDNNGNYLTQFGNTGPAHERVDDPIGLAINSLGDVYVGDGRDADIHVFTPIS; encoded by the coding sequence ATGAGTTTATCTCGATTTACTTTATTATGTGTTCTGGCATTTAGTTTGCTGCTGTTGCCTACCTATTCTATGTCTGCTTTTGCACTGGAATTCGCTCATAAAACTATGTGGGGCGAAAAAGGTGTAGCCGAAGGTCAGTTTAATCAGGTGTCCGGTGTAGGAATTGATTCTGAAGATAATGTATATGTTTCAGACTTTGCAGGCTATACTACTAAAATGATCCAAAAGTTTACTCCAAATGGGACTTTTATTCTTGGTTTTGGAACATTTGGTAATGGACCGCAGTACTTTACGAATCCATCTGGAATAGCCGTAGATTCCAATGATACTGTGTTTATAGCTGATTTCGGCAATCCAACTTACGCCGTGAAAGAATTCACCTCCAACGGAACATTCATTCGAAGCATTGGATCATTTGGATTGGGACCTGGATTGTTCATTACTCCTGGTGGTGTGGGTGTAGACAAGGAGAATAATCTCTACGTGACAGATTTTGGAGAAAATAGCAATGTACAAAAATTCGATGCCTCTGGTAATTTCTTGATGAGTATTGGCTCTCCTGGAACCCGTGATGGACAATTTAATAATCCTGCTGACGTCGCTGTGGATTCAAATGGCAATATCTTTGTTACAGATTCTACCAATAATAGAGTACAAAAATTCGATGCCTCTGGTAATTTCTTGATGAAATTCGGTGTCTTTGGTTCTGGCAATGGTCAGTTCAAAGCTCCTGTCGATTTGGCAATTGACTCTTCTGATAACGTTTATGTATCAGATAGTGGTAACAACAGAATTCAGGTATTCGACAACAATGGCAACTATCTTACACAATTCGGAAATACTGGACCCGCTCATGAAAGGGTAGACGATCCTATCGGACTCGCTATAAATTCATTGGGTGACGTTTATGTTGGAGACGGAAGAGATGCTGACATACACGTATTCACTCCCATCAGCTAA
- the hemB gene encoding porphobilinogen synthase, translated as MRLRRLRKSSAIRDLFQETRLSPKDLVLPLFIQEGIDSNVEIDAMPGIFRFSPKTVIQEIEECVNTKICAVILFGLPKKKDSFGRRSYDNKGVVQQTIKSIRDNFGDKIVIITDVCLCQYTSHGHCGIIYGNQIDNDKTIDTLAKTALSHAEAGADIVAPSAMMDGQVRKIRDLLDKNSCTNTLIMGYSAKQASSFFSPFRDAAHSKPGFGDRKTYQMDYSNPREASREIKSDIEEGADVLMIKPALSNLDLIYEAKINTLHPIAAYSVSGEYSMIKAAAMNQWIDEDQAITESLTAIKRAGANIIISYYAKRMAEILNSK; from the coding sequence ATGCGATTAAGAAGATTGCGAAAGAGCTCCGCTATAAGAGATTTATTTCAAGAAACCCGTCTTTCGCCAAAGGATCTTGTTTTGCCTTTATTCATTCAAGAAGGAATAGATAGCAATGTGGAAATTGATGCAATGCCGGGTATTTTCAGATTTTCACCAAAAACGGTTATACAGGAAATTGAAGAATGTGTAAATACAAAAATCTGTGCGGTAATTTTGTTTGGCCTGCCAAAAAAAAAGGATTCCTTCGGAAGAAGATCTTATGACAATAAGGGGGTGGTCCAACAAACAATTAAATCAATTAGAGATAATTTTGGGGATAAAATAGTAATAATAACTGACGTCTGTTTATGTCAGTATACATCGCATGGTCACTGTGGAATTATTTATGGAAACCAAATCGATAATGACAAGACTATAGACACTCTAGCAAAAACTGCTCTAAGCCATGCGGAAGCAGGTGCAGATATAGTAGCACCTTCAGCGATGATGGACGGTCAAGTTAGAAAAATTAGAGATTTATTAGATAAAAATAGTTGTACTAATACGTTGATTATGGGATATTCTGCTAAACAGGCCTCTTCATTTTTTTCTCCTTTTAGAGACGCAGCTCATTCAAAACCAGGATTTGGCGACAGAAAGACATATCAAATGGATTACTCGAATCCAAGGGAAGCAAGCAGAGAAATTAAATCAGATATTGAGGAAGGGGCAGATGTTTTAATGATAAAACCAGCATTGTCTAATTTAGACTTGATTTATGAAGCAAAAATTAATACACTCCATCCAATTGCGGCCTACAGTGTTTCAGGCGAATATTCAATGATAAAGGCAGCTGCCATGAACCAATGGATTGATGAGGACCAGGCCATTACTGAATCGTTAACCGCAATAAAACGTGCGGGGGCGAATATAATAATATCGTATTATGCAAAAAGAATGGCAGAAATCTTGAATAGCAAATAA
- the hemA gene encoding glutamyl-tRNA reductase, with protein sequence MTLYLGTQSSQFVNLRVTFKNSPIHILEKFAFKDIYSAHQHLLNSSELQECIILQTCNRVEIYGVGPNPKYEGIVNSWSDLIDLPVEEVKNNVVISDGEKAVRHLVELTSGLDSLVIGEDQILGQVKRSLDFSRKNGFAGPNLNILFDKTIKIGSRVRALTGINKGSISVGSMAVNLAYEYFDDIKEKQILLIGSGEGASLIAKSLKQRDIKFFVTSRTFERARSFADTVAGSPIPFEAALEKLNDDIDIVFISTIAPYYLLTYERIANMMKNRTKGLMIFDLSNPRTVEDRIATLNNIKLVNIDQISEIVEKNVGRRKKEIQSAEKIIEEEMITIKEMLKRKSSEPAIITIFKNADSIRNKELNKALSLIGNRMNEKDIKILEQFSYALVEGILSTPMNNLRKEFSSSKNENELINLALKLFNYEKP encoded by the coding sequence ATGACGCTATATTTGGGGACACAATCATCACAATTTGTCAATTTAAGAGTAACATTCAAGAACTCCCCAATTCATATTTTAGAAAAATTCGCGTTTAAGGATATCTATAGTGCTCACCAACACCTACTAAACTCTTCTGAATTACAAGAATGTATTATTTTACAAACGTGTAATCGTGTAGAAATTTATGGAGTAGGACCTAATCCGAAATATGAAGGTATCGTAAACAGTTGGTCAGACCTAATAGATCTGCCAGTTGAAGAGGTCAAAAACAATGTCGTTATCAGCGATGGAGAGAAAGCTGTAAGACATTTGGTAGAACTTACATCTGGTTTAGACTCTCTAGTGATAGGAGAGGATCAAATACTAGGACAAGTAAAGAGATCACTTGATTTCTCTAGAAAAAACGGATTTGCAGGTCCAAATCTTAATATTTTGTTTGACAAGACTATCAAGATAGGTAGCAGGGTTCGTGCGCTTACTGGTATAAACAAGGGAAGCATCTCTGTGGGTTCTATGGCAGTGAATTTAGCCTATGAGTACTTTGACGATATCAAGGAAAAACAAATTTTGCTCATAGGTTCAGGGGAAGGTGCAAGCCTAATTGCAAAATCCTTGAAACAACGGGACATAAAATTTTTTGTTACTAGTCGAACCTTTGAGAGAGCTCGCTCTTTTGCCGATACTGTTGCAGGCTCGCCAATACCTTTTGAAGCTGCCTTAGAGAAATTAAACGACGACATTGACATAGTATTCATTTCCACCATTGCGCCGTATTACCTTTTGACGTATGAAAGAATAGCTAATATGATGAAGAACAGAACCAAAGGATTGATGATTTTTGATTTATCAAATCCGAGGACTGTTGAAGATAGGATTGCTACATTAAACAATATCAAATTAGTCAACATAGATCAAATTTCAGAAATTGTTGAAAAAAATGTGGGTAGAAGAAAAAAAGAAATTCAATCTGCTGAAAAAATAATAGAAGAAGAGATGATCACCATTAAGGAAATGCTGAAAAGAAAGAGCTCAGAACCCGCTATAATAACAATTTTTAAAAATGCAGATTCAATAAGGAATAAGGAATTGAATAAGGCATTATCATTGATTGGTAACAGAATGAATGAAAAGGACATCAAAATATTGGAGCAGTTTTCGTATGCGTTGGTGGAGGGGATATTATCCACCCCTATGAACAATCTTAGAAAGGAATTTTCAAGCAGCAAGAATGAAAATGAGTTAATTAATTTGGCTTTGAAATTATTCAATTATGAGAAACCATAG